One segment of Mycolicibacterium sp. YH-1 DNA contains the following:
- a CDS encoding acetyl-CoA C-acetyltransferase, which yields MSTGTREAVICEPVRTPIGRYGGMFGSLTAVELGVAVLKGLLERAGVPADAVQDVILGHCYPSGEAPAIGRVVALDAGLPITVPGMQIDRRCGSGLQAVIQACLQVASGGNDLVIAGGAESMSNVAFHSTDMRWGGSRGGVTVHDGLARGRVTAGGKNYPVPGGMLETAENLRRQYGISRTEQDELAVRSHQRAVAAQRSGVLAEEIVAVTVTSRKGSEVIDTDEHPRADTSVEALSKLRPVLGKNDPDATVTAGNSSGQNDAASMCIVTTPERAAELGLKPLVRLVSWGLAGVAPNIMGIGPVPATARALDNAGLALSDIDLIELNEAFAAQALACMREWKFTDADLERTNVRGSGISLGHPVGATGGRMLATLARELELREARYGLETMCIGGGQGLAAVFERIAR from the coding sequence ATGAGCACGGGCACCCGTGAAGCGGTCATCTGCGAACCGGTTCGCACCCCGATCGGGCGCTACGGCGGCATGTTCGGATCACTGACCGCAGTTGAACTCGGGGTCGCGGTACTCAAGGGCCTGCTGGAACGCGCCGGGGTGCCCGCCGACGCCGTGCAGGACGTCATTCTCGGGCACTGCTACCCGTCGGGCGAGGCTCCGGCGATCGGACGGGTGGTGGCACTGGACGCCGGACTGCCGATCACGGTGCCCGGTATGCAGATTGATCGCCGCTGCGGATCGGGGCTGCAGGCCGTTATCCAGGCCTGCCTTCAGGTGGCCAGTGGCGGCAACGATCTCGTCATTGCTGGCGGTGCTGAGTCGATGAGCAACGTGGCGTTCCACTCCACCGACATGCGGTGGGGCGGGTCCCGGGGTGGTGTCACCGTGCATGACGGGTTGGCCCGTGGCCGGGTCACCGCAGGCGGCAAGAACTACCCGGTGCCCGGCGGAATGCTGGAGACCGCGGAGAATCTGCGCCGCCAGTACGGCATTTCGCGCACTGAACAGGACGAACTTGCGGTCCGCTCGCACCAGAGAGCAGTCGCCGCCCAGCGCAGCGGGGTACTCGCGGAGGAGATCGTTGCGGTCACCGTGACATCCCGCAAAGGTTCTGAGGTGATCGATACCGACGAACACCCGCGCGCCGACACCTCGGTTGAGGCGCTGAGCAAGCTGCGGCCGGTGCTGGGCAAGAACGATCCCGACGCCACTGTGACCGCCGGAAACTCCAGCGGCCAGAATGACGCCGCGTCCATGTGCATCGTGACAACGCCCGAACGTGCGGCCGAACTCGGCCTGAAACCCCTTGTCCGACTGGTGTCCTGGGGATTGGCCGGTGTCGCGCCCAACATCATGGGTATCGGCCCGGTGCCCGCCACTGCACGAGCCCTGGATAATGCCGGGCTGGCATTGTCGGATATCGACCTCATCGAACTCAACGAGGCGTTCGCGGCCCAGGCGCTGGCCTGTATGCGCGAATGGAAGTTCACCGACGCCGATCTGGAGCGCACCAATGTGCGCGGCTCGGGTATCTCGCTCGGCCATCCGGTCGGCGCCACCGGGGGACGAATGCTGGCCACCCTGGCCCGTGAACTCGAATTGCGCGAGGCCCGCTACGGACTGGAGACCATGTGCATCGGCGGCGGCCAGGGGCTGGCCGCCGTGTTCGAGAGGATCGCGCGATGA
- a CDS encoding sigma-70 family RNA polymerase sigma factor → MTTSVDEFEGLRSHLLAVAYRLTGTFADAEDAVQDAWLRWDALGSKRDGIIDTRAWLTTVVSRIGLDRLRSAAHRRETYVGEWLPEPVVTPLDGSDPLAAVVADEDARFAAMVVLERLTPDQRVAFVLHDGFSVPFGEIAAVLDVTEASARQLASRARRSVAGAQAPPRDSSHDEVVGKLMAAMASGDLNAVVAVLAPDITFTGDSNRMAPTAARVIHGSDKVARFILGLVSRYGPRIFEAPQFALINGELGIYNDRFDTDGQWPELAPRIQALTVRDGLVCAIWDVANPDKFTASPLASR, encoded by the coding sequence GTGACGACCAGCGTCGATGAGTTCGAGGGCCTGCGTTCGCATCTGCTTGCAGTGGCGTACCGGCTCACCGGGACGTTCGCGGACGCCGAGGACGCGGTCCAGGACGCCTGGCTGCGTTGGGACGCGCTGGGTTCCAAGCGTGACGGCATCATCGACACCCGGGCGTGGTTGACCACCGTCGTCAGCCGCATCGGGCTGGACCGGCTGCGGTCGGCGGCGCACCGGCGCGAGACTTATGTCGGGGAGTGGCTGCCCGAGCCGGTCGTGACGCCGCTGGACGGCTCGGATCCACTGGCCGCGGTGGTCGCCGACGAGGACGCGCGGTTCGCCGCGATGGTCGTGCTGGAGCGGCTCACCCCCGACCAGCGGGTCGCGTTCGTTCTGCACGACGGCTTCTCGGTGCCGTTCGGTGAGATTGCCGCGGTGCTCGACGTCACCGAGGCCTCGGCCCGTCAGCTCGCCTCACGCGCGCGTCGGTCGGTGGCCGGTGCGCAGGCGCCGCCCCGGGACTCATCTCATGACGAGGTCGTCGGCAAGCTGATGGCGGCCATGGCGAGCGGTGACCTGAACGCCGTTGTCGCCGTGCTTGCGCCCGACATCACCTTCACCGGGGACTCGAATCGTATGGCGCCCACCGCCGCCCGCGTCATCCACGGATCCGACAAGGTGGCCAGATTCATTCTCGGTCTGGTGTCGCGGTACGGCCCGAGGATCTTCGAGGCCCCGCAGTTTGCACTCATCAACGGCGAACTCGGCATCTACAACGACAGGTTCGACACGGACGGGCAGTGGCCCGAGTTGGCGCCGCGCATTCAGGCGCTGACCGTGCGCGACGGTCTGGTGTGCGCGATCTGGGACGTCGCCAACCCGGACAAGTTCACCGCGTCACCGCTGGCTAGCCGTTAG
- the fabG gene encoding 3-oxoacyl-ACP reductase FabG yields MSLLAGQTAVVTGGAQGLGLAIAQRFISEGARVVLGDLNLEATEAAVEQLGGAAVATAVQCDVTRGSDVDALVAAAVERFGGLDIMVNNAGITRDATLRKMTEDQFDQVIAVHLKGTWNGLKSATAIMRENKSGAIVNMSSISGKVGLVGQTNYSAAKAGIVGMTKAAAKELAHLGVRVNAIQPGLIRSAMTEAMPQRIWDQKLAEIPIGRAGEPDEVAKVALFLASDLSSYMTGTVLEVTGGRHV; encoded by the coding sequence GTGTCGTTACTGGCCGGCCAGACTGCAGTCGTGACAGGTGGTGCCCAGGGCCTCGGCCTTGCCATCGCGCAGCGCTTCATCTCCGAAGGTGCCCGGGTGGTGCTCGGTGACCTCAATCTGGAGGCAACGGAGGCCGCTGTCGAACAGCTGGGCGGCGCCGCTGTCGCCACCGCGGTCCAGTGTGACGTGACCCGCGGGTCCGACGTCGACGCACTGGTCGCGGCGGCGGTGGAGCGGTTCGGCGGGCTGGACATCATGGTGAACAACGCCGGCATCACGCGTGACGCGACGCTGCGCAAGATGACCGAGGACCAGTTCGACCAGGTCATCGCCGTCCACCTGAAGGGCACCTGGAACGGCCTCAAGTCCGCCACGGCGATCATGCGGGAGAACAAGTCCGGCGCGATCGTCAACATGTCGTCCATCTCGGGCAAGGTTGGTCTGGTCGGCCAGACCAACTACTCGGCGGCCAAGGCGGGCATCGTCGGGATGACCAAGGCCGCGGCCAAGGAGCTGGCGCACCTCGGTGTGCGGGTCAACGCGATCCAGCCGGGCCTGATCCGCTCGGCGATGACCGAGGCCATGCCGCAACGTATCTGGGATCAGAAGCTCGCTGAGATTCCGATCGGCCGGGCCGGTGAGCCAGACGAGGTCGCCAAGGTGGCGCTGTTCCTGGCGAGCGATCTGTCGTCGTACATGACCGGGACCGTGCTCGAAGTGACTGGGGGTCGGCACGTATGA
- a CDS encoding carboxymuconolactone decarboxylase family protein, whose product MTTRIAPLSPKKAPLVTRLMWRYAKRRYGEVPEPFTIYAHHTGLLVTGAAHEGMLEKASRTLPANIRELAVYWTARRVGCSWCVDFGSMLMRMEGLDMARLKHIDDYATSSHFSDDERAAIAYADAMTTDPHNVTDEQVEDLRRRFGDKGVMELTYQIGVENMRARMNTALGITEQGFNSGDACRVPWADSNG is encoded by the coding sequence ATGACCACGAGAATCGCACCGTTATCCCCCAAGAAAGCCCCGCTCGTGACGCGGCTGATGTGGCGCTACGCCAAGCGCCGCTACGGCGAGGTCCCCGAACCGTTCACGATCTACGCCCATCACACGGGCCTGCTGGTCACCGGCGCCGCACACGAGGGCATGTTGGAGAAGGCGTCGAGAACGCTGCCCGCCAACATCCGCGAACTCGCCGTCTACTGGACAGCGCGCCGCGTCGGCTGCTCTTGGTGCGTGGACTTCGGATCGATGCTGATGCGCATGGAGGGCCTGGACATGGCGCGGCTGAAGCACATCGACGACTACGCCACCTCGTCGCACTTCTCCGACGACGAGCGTGCCGCCATCGCCTACGCCGACGCCATGACCACCGATCCGCACAACGTCACCGATGAACAGGTCGAGGACCTGAGGCGACGCTTCGGCGACAAGGGCGTGATGGAGCTGACGTACCAGATCGGCGTCGAGAACATGCGGGCCCGGATGAACACCGCACTCGGAATCACCGAGCAGGGCTTCAATTCCGGTGATGCGTGCCGGGTTCCGTGGGCCGACTCTAACGGCTAG
- a CDS encoding succinate dehydrogenase iron-sulfur subunit codes for MSAPVIDKVDQQEPPVPEGAVMVTLKIARFNPEDPDGAGFQSFRVPCLPTDRLLNLLHYVKWYLDGTLTFRRSCAHGVCGSDAMRINGVNRLACKVLMRDMLPKKAGKQLTITIEPIRGLPVEKDLVVDMEPFFDAFRAVKPFLITSGNEPTRERIQSQTDRARYDDTTKCILCACCTTSCPVFWSEGSYFGPAAIVNAHRFIFDSRDEAAAERLDILNEVDGVWRCRTTFNCTEACPRGIEVTKAIQEVKRALMFAR; via the coding sequence ATGAGCGCACCCGTCATCGACAAGGTCGATCAGCAGGAACCCCCCGTGCCCGAGGGTGCGGTGATGGTGACCCTGAAGATCGCACGGTTCAACCCCGAGGATCCCGACGGCGCGGGCTTCCAGAGCTTCCGCGTGCCGTGCCTGCCGACGGACCGACTGCTGAACCTGCTGCACTACGTGAAGTGGTACCTCGACGGAACGCTGACCTTCCGCCGGTCGTGCGCGCACGGCGTGTGCGGTTCGGACGCCATGCGCATCAACGGTGTGAACCGGCTGGCGTGCAAGGTGCTGATGCGCGACATGCTGCCCAAGAAGGCAGGCAAGCAGCTGACCATCACGATCGAGCCGATCCGCGGGCTGCCCGTGGAGAAGGACCTCGTCGTCGACATGGAGCCGTTCTTCGACGCGTTCCGCGCGGTCAAGCCGTTCCTGATCACCAGCGGCAACGAGCCCACCCGCGAGCGCATTCAGAGCCAGACGGACCGGGCGCGCTACGACGACACCACCAAGTGCATCCTCTGCGCGTGCTGCACGACGAGCTGCCCGGTGTTCTGGAGTGAGGGTTCCTACTTCGGGCCCGCGGCGATCGTCAACGCCCACCGGTTCATCTTCGACAGCCGCGACGAGGCCGCCGCCGAGCGCCTCGACATCCTCAACGAGGTCGACGGCGTGTGGCGTTGCCGCACCACGTTCAACTGCACCGAGGCCTGCCCCCGCGGCATCGAGGTGACCAAGGCAATTCAAGAGGTCAAGCGCGCGCTGATGTTCGCGCGCTAG
- a CDS encoding acyl-CoA dehydrogenase family protein, whose translation MTPTASDTPAVAEVSDEDFKEILAQTRTFIRSAVVPRENEILANDKVPDDLRDQAKAMGLFGYAIPQQWGGLGLNLAQDVELAMEFGYTSLALRSMFGTNNGIAGQVLVGFGTEEQKSTWLEGIASGDVVASFALTEPGAGSNPAGLRTKAVRDGNDWVINGQKRFITNAPTANLFVVFARTRPADDAGPGIAVFLVPADAAGIAVSGKDAKMGQEGAWTADVSFTDVRVSGNALIGGSEDVGYRAAMTSLARGRVHIAALAVGAAQRALDESVAYAAAATQGGQPIGSFQLVQAMLADQQTGVMAGRALVRDAAAKWVSGEDRRIAPSAAKLFCTEMAGNVADLAVQVHGGTGYMREVPVERIYREVRLLRLYEGTSEIQRLIIGGGLVKAEQRKTR comes from the coding sequence GTGACCCCCACCGCGAGTGACACCCCAGCCGTCGCCGAGGTCAGCGACGAGGACTTCAAGGAGATCCTGGCGCAGACCCGCACCTTCATCCGCAGCGCCGTCGTCCCGCGCGAGAACGAGATCCTGGCCAACGACAAGGTGCCCGACGATCTTCGCGACCAGGCCAAGGCGATGGGGCTGTTCGGCTACGCGATCCCCCAACAGTGGGGCGGCCTGGGCCTCAACCTCGCCCAGGATGTCGAGCTGGCAATGGAATTCGGCTATACCTCGCTGGCCCTGCGGTCGATGTTCGGCACCAACAACGGCATCGCCGGTCAGGTGCTGGTGGGCTTCGGCACCGAGGAGCAGAAGAGCACGTGGCTGGAGGGGATCGCGTCCGGGGATGTCGTGGCGTCGTTCGCGCTGACCGAGCCCGGCGCCGGGTCGAACCCGGCGGGCCTGCGCACCAAGGCCGTCCGAGACGGGAACGACTGGGTGATCAATGGGCAGAAGCGCTTCATCACCAACGCCCCGACGGCGAATCTGTTCGTCGTGTTCGCCCGGACCCGGCCGGCCGACGATGCCGGCCCCGGGATCGCGGTGTTCCTGGTGCCCGCCGACGCCGCCGGCATCGCGGTCAGCGGCAAGGACGCCAAGATGGGCCAGGAGGGCGCCTGGACCGCCGATGTCAGCTTCACCGACGTGCGGGTCTCCGGCAACGCGCTGATCGGTGGCAGTGAGGACGTCGGCTACCGCGCCGCAATGACATCGCTGGCCCGCGGCCGGGTGCACATCGCCGCGCTCGCCGTCGGCGCGGCCCAGCGGGCGCTCGACGAGTCGGTGGCCTACGCCGCCGCGGCCACCCAGGGTGGTCAGCCGATCGGCAGCTTTCAGCTGGTGCAGGCCATGCTCGCCGACCAGCAGACCGGGGTGATGGCGGGCCGCGCACTGGTCCGCGACGCCGCCGCCAAATGGGTGTCGGGCGAGGACCGCCGGATCGCCCCGTCGGCAGCCAAGCTGTTCTGCACCGAGATGGCCGGCAATGTCGCCGACCTCGCGGTACAGGTGCACGGCGGCACCGGCTACATGCGCGAGGTGCCTGTGGAACGGATCTACCGGGAGGTCCGACTACTGCGTCTGTACGAGGGCACCAGCGAGATCCAGCGCCTCATCATCGGTGGCGGTCTGGTCAAGGCCGAACAGAGGAAGACTCGCTGA
- a CDS encoding GntR family transcriptional regulator has protein sequence MSAPDSSVPQLADDVARLVRRRIFDGTYPAGKYVRLEQLAAELGISVTPVREALFGLQAEGLLTQQPRRGFAVLPVTRRDIDDVAGVQGHIGGELAARAAAHITDDQIAELERLQVQLEDAHAQNDQDRAVRLNHEFHRGVNIAARSPKLAQLMSQITRYALESVFPTVDGWAEQSMHDHRRVLSALRERDGESARTAMAEHLCAGAKPLIDHLAGLGVLE, from the coding sequence GTGAGCGCTCCGGATTCATCGGTGCCGCAGCTGGCCGACGATGTGGCGCGCCTGGTACGCCGGCGGATATTCGACGGCACCTACCCGGCAGGGAAGTACGTCCGTCTCGAACAGCTCGCGGCGGAACTGGGTATCAGCGTGACGCCCGTGCGCGAAGCGCTATTCGGTCTGCAGGCCGAGGGACTGCTGACTCAGCAGCCCCGACGTGGCTTCGCGGTATTACCCGTCACTCGACGAGACATCGACGATGTCGCCGGGGTGCAGGGCCACATCGGTGGTGAGCTGGCGGCGCGCGCTGCCGCGCACATCACGGATGATCAGATCGCCGAACTCGAACGCCTCCAGGTGCAGCTCGAGGACGCGCACGCCCAGAATGACCAGGATCGGGCGGTCCGGCTCAACCATGAGTTCCACCGCGGCGTGAACATCGCCGCTCGGTCCCCGAAGCTGGCGCAGCTGATGTCCCAGATCACCCGGTACGCCCTGGAATCCGTGTTCCCGACGGTCGACGGCTGGGCCGAACAGTCCATGCACGATCACCGGCGCGTGTTGTCGGCGCTGAGGGAGCGCGACGGCGAATCGGCCCGCACGGCAATGGCCGAGCATCTGTGTGCGGGAGCGAAACCGCTCATTGATCACTTGGCCGGGCTGGGCGTGCTGGAGTAG
- a CDS encoding succinate dehydrogenase hydrophobic membrane anchor subunit, protein MSPSVENPYDHVTERGGPAPVMQRAFDRPASLDNPRSPRRRGGMPNFEKYAWLFMRMSGVVLIFLALGHLFIMLMWENGVYRIDFNYVAQRWSSPFWQTWDLLLLWLAQLHGGNGMRTIIADYTRKDSTKFWLNTVLLLSIVFTLVLGTYVLLTFDANIS, encoded by the coding sequence ATGAGCCCCTCGGTGGAGAACCCCTACGACCACGTGACCGAGCGCGGCGGCCCCGCGCCGGTCATGCAGCGCGCCTTCGACCGGCCCGCCAGCCTGGACAATCCGCGTTCACCGCGGAGGCGCGGCGGAATGCCGAACTTCGAGAAGTACGCCTGGCTGTTCATGCGGATGTCCGGTGTCGTCCTGATCTTCCTTGCGCTCGGACATCTCTTCATCATGTTGATGTGGGAGAACGGCGTCTACCGGATCGACTTCAACTACGTCGCGCAGCGCTGGTCGTCGCCGTTCTGGCAGACCTGGGACCTGCTGCTGCTCTGGCTGGCGCAACTGCACGGCGGCAACGGCATGCGCACGATCATCGCCGACTACACCCGCAAGGACTCGACGAAGTTCTGGCTGAACACGGTGTTGTTGCTCTCGATTGTGTTCACCCTGGTTCTGGGCACGTATGTGCTGCTGACATTCGACGCGAACATCTCTTGA
- the sdhC gene encoding succinate dehydrogenase, cytochrome b556 subunit gives MSTATAADSAIPAPRSSPPRRRTLYRGDPGMWSWVLHRITGATIFFFLFVHVLDTALVRVSPEAYNQVIETYKTPIVGLMEIGLVAAVLYHALNGVRIILIDFWKDGPRHQRKMLWIVAGVFIAVLIASLGVIGMHMVERFL, from the coding sequence ATGAGTACAGCGACAGCCGCGGATTCGGCCATACCGGCCCCGCGTTCGTCACCCCCGCGCCGCCGCACCTTGTATCGCGGCGACCCGGGCATGTGGTCGTGGGTGCTGCACCGCATCACCGGCGCCACGATCTTCTTCTTCCTCTTCGTCCACGTGCTGGACACCGCGCTGGTCCGCGTCAGCCCCGAGGCCTACAACCAGGTCATCGAGACCTACAAGACGCCGATCGTCGGGCTCATGGAGATCGGCCTGGTGGCCGCGGTGCTCTACCACGCCCTCAATGGCGTCAGGATCATCCTGATCGACTTCTGGAAGGACGGCCCGAGGCACCAGCGCAAGATGCTGTGGATCGTCGCCGGCGTGTTCATCGCCGTCCTCATCGCCTCGCTTGGAGTGATCGGCATGCACATGGTGGAGCGATTCCTATGA
- a CDS encoding acyl-CoA dehydrogenase family protein → MTKLAQTLGLTEIQTEIVSTVRQFVDKEVIPTAQELEHSDTYPQAIVDQMKDMGLFGLMIPEEYGGLGESLLTYALCVEELARGWMSVSGVINTHFIVAYMIRQHGTDAQKQRFLPRMATGEVRGAFSMSEPELGSDVAAIRTKGVRDADGNYSISGQKMWLTNGGSSTLVAALVKTDEGADKPHRNLTAFLIEKPAGFGEVVPGLTIPGKLDKLGYKGIDTTELIFDGYRADADDVLGGVAGQGFVQMMDGVEVGRVNVSARACGVGIRAFELAIRYAQQRETFGKPIADHQAIAFQLAEMATKVEAAHLMMVNAARLKDSGERNDVAAGMAKYLASEFCAEVTQQSFRIHGGYGYSKEYEIERLMRDAPFLLIGEGTSEIQKNIISKRLLADYRI, encoded by the coding sequence ATGACCAAGCTGGCACAGACTCTGGGTTTGACCGAGATTCAGACCGAGATCGTCTCGACGGTAAGACAGTTCGTCGACAAGGAGGTCATCCCGACCGCCCAGGAACTGGAGCACTCCGACACCTACCCGCAGGCCATCGTCGACCAGATGAAGGACATGGGCCTGTTCGGGCTGATGATCCCCGAGGAGTACGGCGGGCTCGGCGAGTCGCTGCTGACCTACGCGCTGTGCGTCGAGGAGCTGGCTCGCGGCTGGATGAGTGTTTCCGGCGTCATCAACACCCACTTCATCGTGGCCTACATGATCCGCCAGCACGGCACCGATGCGCAGAAGCAGCGGTTCCTGCCGCGCATGGCCACCGGTGAGGTCCGCGGCGCGTTCTCCATGTCGGAGCCCGAGTTGGGCTCTGATGTCGCGGCGATCCGCACCAAGGGTGTCCGCGATGCGGACGGCAACTACAGCATCTCCGGCCAGAAGATGTGGCTGACCAATGGTGGAAGTTCGACCCTGGTCGCCGCATTGGTGAAAACCGATGAGGGAGCGGACAAACCGCACCGAAACCTGACCGCCTTCCTGATCGAGAAGCCAGCCGGATTCGGCGAGGTGGTGCCGGGCCTGACGATCCCGGGCAAGCTCGACAAGCTGGGGTACAAGGGCATCGACACCACCGAGCTGATCTTCGACGGTTATCGCGCCGACGCGGACGACGTCCTCGGCGGTGTGGCCGGGCAGGGCTTCGTCCAGATGATGGACGGCGTCGAGGTGGGCCGGGTCAACGTCTCGGCCCGCGCCTGCGGCGTCGGCATCCGTGCCTTCGAACTCGCGATTCGCTATGCGCAGCAACGGGAGACGTTCGGCAAGCCGATCGCCGACCATCAGGCCATCGCCTTTCAGCTGGCCGAAATGGCCACCAAGGTCGAGGCCGCCCACCTCATGATGGTCAACGCGGCGCGGCTGAAGGACTCCGGAGAGCGCAACGACGTCGCCGCCGGAATGGCCAAGTACCTCGCCAGTGAGTTCTGTGCCGAGGTCACGCAACAGAGCTTCCGGATTCACGGTGGTTACGGCTACTCCAAGGAGTACGAGATCGAACGCCTGATGCGTGATGCGCCATTCCTGCTCATCGGTGAGGGCACCAGTGAGATCCAGAAGAACATCATCAGCAAGCGGTTGCTGGCCGACTACCGGATCTGA
- the sdhA gene encoding succinate dehydrogenase flavoprotein subunit produces the protein MLIEHRYDVVIVGAGGAGMRAAVEAGPRARTAVLTKLYPTRSHTGAAQGGMCAALANVEDDNWEWHTFDTVKGGDYLADQDAVEIMCKEAIDAVYDLEKMGMPFNRTPEGRIDQRRFGGHTRDHGKAPVRRACYAADRTGHMILQTLYQNCVKHDVEFFNEFYALDLVLSETPGGPVATGIVAYELATGDIHVFHAKAIVFATGGSGRMYKTTSNAHTLTGDGLGIVFRKGLPLEDMEFHQFHPTGLAGLGILISEAVRGEGGRLLNADGERFMERYAPTIVDLAPRDIVARSMVLEVLEGRGAGPNKDYVYIDVRHLGADVLEAKLPDITEFARTYLGVDPVTELVPVYPTCHYVMGGIPTTVHGQVLRDNNSVVPGLYAAGECACVSVHGSNRLGTNSLLDINVFGRRAGIAAANYALGHDFVDLPETPASMVTGWVGDILSEHGNERVADIRGTLQQSMDNNAAVFRTEETLKQALTDIHALKERYSRITVQDKGKRYNSDLLEAIELGFLLELAEVTVVGALNRKESRGGHAREDYPNRDDTNYMRHTMAYKEGTDLLSDIRLDYKPVVQTRYEPMERKY, from the coding sequence ATGCTGATCGAACACCGATACGACGTTGTGATCGTGGGCGCCGGCGGCGCAGGGATGCGTGCCGCCGTCGAGGCCGGCCCGCGGGCGCGCACCGCCGTCCTGACCAAGCTCTACCCGACGCGCAGCCACACCGGCGCCGCGCAGGGTGGCATGTGCGCAGCACTGGCCAACGTCGAGGACGACAACTGGGAGTGGCACACGTTCGACACCGTCAAGGGCGGCGACTACCTCGCCGACCAGGACGCGGTCGAGATCATGTGCAAGGAGGCCATCGACGCCGTCTATGACCTCGAGAAGATGGGGATGCCGTTCAACCGCACCCCCGAGGGCCGTATCGACCAGCGCCGCTTCGGCGGGCACACCCGTGACCACGGCAAGGCCCCCGTCCGCCGCGCCTGTTACGCCGCCGACCGCACCGGCCACATGATCCTGCAGACGCTCTACCAAAACTGCGTCAAGCACGACGTCGAGTTCTTCAACGAGTTCTACGCGCTGGACCTCGTCCTGTCGGAGACCCCCGGCGGCCCCGTGGCCACGGGCATCGTCGCCTACGAGCTGGCGACCGGCGACATCCACGTCTTCCACGCCAAGGCGATCGTGTTCGCCACCGGTGGGTCGGGCCGCATGTACAAGACGACCTCCAACGCGCACACGCTGACGGGTGACGGCCTCGGCATCGTGTTCCGCAAGGGACTTCCATTGGAGGACATGGAGTTCCACCAGTTCCACCCGACAGGCCTTGCCGGTCTGGGCATCCTGATCTCCGAAGCCGTGCGCGGTGAGGGCGGTCGCCTGCTCAACGCCGACGGCGAGCGGTTCATGGAGCGCTACGCGCCGACGATCGTCGACCTCGCGCCCCGCGACATCGTGGCCCGCTCAATGGTGCTCGAGGTGCTCGAGGGCCGCGGCGCCGGACCCAACAAGGACTACGTCTACATCGACGTGCGCCACCTCGGCGCCGACGTCCTCGAGGCCAAGCTGCCCGACATCACCGAGTTCGCCCGTACCTACCTCGGCGTCGATCCGGTGACCGAGCTGGTGCCGGTGTACCCGACCTGCCACTACGTCATGGGCGGTATCCCCACGACGGTGCACGGCCAGGTGCTGCGCGACAACAACTCCGTCGTGCCCGGCCTGTACGCCGCGGGCGAGTGCGCCTGCGTGTCCGTGCACGGCTCCAACCGACTGGGCACCAACTCGCTGCTGGACATCAACGTGTTCGGCCGTCGCGCGGGTATCGCCGCCGCGAACTACGCGCTGGGACACGACTTCGTCGACCTCCCCGAGACCCCGGCGAGCATGGTGACCGGCTGGGTCGGCGACATCCTCTCCGAGCACGGCAACGAGCGCGTCGCCGACATCCGCGGAACGCTGCAGCAGTCGATGGACAACAACGCAGCGGTGTTCCGCACCGAGGAGACGTTGAAGCAGGCGCTCACCGACATCCACGCACTGAAGGAGCGCTACTCGCGAATCACGGTGCAGGACAAGGGCAAGCGCTACAACAGCGATCTGCTCGAGGCCATCGAACTCGGCTTCCTGCTGGAGCTGGCGGAGGTCACCGTGGTGGGCGCGCTGAACCGCAAGGAGTCCCGCGGCGGCCATGCTCGCGAGGACTACCCGAACCGCGACGACACCAACTACATGCGTCACACCATGGCCTACAAAGAAGGCACCGACCTACTGTCCGACATTCGGCTGGACTACAAGCCCGTCGTCCAGACCCGATATGAGCCGATGGAACGGAAGTACTGA